The following proteins are encoded in a genomic region of Oncorhynchus keta strain PuntledgeMale-10-30-2019 chromosome 6, Oket_V2, whole genome shotgun sequence:
- the napaa gene encoding N-ethylmaleimide-sensitive factor attachment protein, alpha a produces MDNSGKEKEALTLMAEADKKMKSSRGFGTLFGGSSRKYEEACDIYVRAANMFKMAKNWSAAGNAFSQAAHLHLQMDNKLDGAINFLDAGNAFKKADPQEAINCLNQAIEIYTDMGRFTIAAKHHISIAEIYESELLDVDKAICHYEQAADYYKGEESKSAANKCLLKVATYTAQLEQYQKAIDIYEQIGTYAMDSVLLKYGAKDHFFKAALCHFCVDMLNARLSVQRYEDMFPAFSDARECKLVKKLLDAYEEQDVDAFTDAVKDFDSISRLDQWNTTMLLRIKKQIQDDESDLR; encoded by the exons ATGGATAATTCCGGGAAAGAGAAGGAGGCTTTGACTCTCATGGCCGAGGCTGATAAAAAGATGAAATCCTCACGAGGATTTGGGACGTTGTTCGG AGGTTCATCCCGCAAGTATGAGGAAGCCTGTGACATATATGTGAGGGCAGCAAACATGTTCAAAATGGCCAAGAATTGGAGTG CTGCTGGCAATGCATTCTCTCAAGCAGCACACCTTCATCTGCAGATGGACAACAAACTTGATGGAGCCATCAATTTCCTTGATGCAGGCAATGCTTTCAAAAAAGCAGACCCACAGG AAGCCATCAACTGCCTGAACCAAGCCATTGAAATTTACACAGACATG GGCCGTTTCACCATCGCAGCCAAACACCACATATCTATTGCTGAGATCTACGAGAGTGAGCTATTAGATGTTGATAAG GCCATTTGTCACTATGAACAGGCAGCAGATTACTACAAAGGGGAAGAGTCAAAGAG TGCTGCAAATAAATGCCTTCTGAAAGTTGCCACCTACACTGCCCAACTGGAACAGTACCAGAAAGCCATTGACATTTATGAACAG ATCGGAACATATGCAATGGACAGCGTCCTGTTGAAGTATGGCGCTAAAGACCACTTCTTCAAAGCAGCTCTTTGTCACTTCTGTGTGGACATGCTTAATGCAAGG CTGTCTGTACAGAGATATGAGGATATGTTTCCAGCCTTCTCAGACGCTAGAGAGTGCAAACTGGTTAAG AAACTTCTAGATGCATATGAGGAGCAGGATGTTGACGCATTCACTGATGCG GTGAAGGACTTTGACTCCATCTCAAGATTGGATCAGTGGAACACTACTATGTTACTTAGGATAAAGAAACAAATACAGGATGACGAGAGCGACCTTCGCTAA
- the si:dkeyp-117b8.4 gene encoding E3 SUMO-protein ligase ZBED1 isoform X1 produces the protein MEGYKPLKGSLYGSFGFKLDAKGILTDKSIVYCFHCEQSFSYHRSKTSLQYHLRKKHSLITKATPSEDVESDSEITVISDNSNMDFRGYPLSSSLGPNLRRRGDRGPPGLVLDRRKSTVWNYYIQLNEMYVECNICKRQLSFHNSTTTMREHLVRKHNIRDNGPPVLHNTVVALAPIPATSLQPMAQPRFPCNISTTSTTANTFMFQPDLHVVVKEEQQDADLSPEQGTAKRSRITCAPPDVGGGANANPVCSRDLESSSSNTGLLYSENNHFGDSSRSGTCIKESNDKRTGFLTDLILEVVYRDLQPLSVVEERGFRLLLSCLEPQYPVPSPSQLGSLIWHRYDVLKLQLQQCLQSGLAPRGITLCTEYWRSVAGCEVGASGRVFLTVSAHFIDKDWRLARCELQTRPMTVIRERACGSGLPQFGDTLKAVLSDFHLPQSSVFCVVHDTPKTSEARGTANMGFQKENQIAGPGQSPQDLPESWVALHCAGEALKLCIQEGLWMEPVRHALSEARRIISHFQHDTPAAAALIHKAEAANKAGACLALDDPGHWATTIDMCESLLGLKWVVSSVLEEQKAAPNLVDHQWRLLQELVPVLKTMRIAASFLSEDINVSISALMPCLHGVFRVLRQHIAESSCPVARGVMETVQSGMERQWRLGEEEALLDSPAVLSSFLDPRFKELRFLSPHARSKLHDKVKELLSAQAQMEAEEISRERDKGGDNGEEGRERGVTKMRLLTESSSIVHLQPTSYNQVSPVAKTMYDILLGEDPTERMPEIHQQLENYIAEPLCKRSLSPLHWWHSKEHRFPAVARLARTFLAIPTTAVAADRAFAPRETTVAQRRAILGPQHLDHILFLHQNSDYVEKLMGGSTVHGERGSDKNGAKKKRETLYQSLVSYESKTWVGGEEL, from the exons ATGGAAGGCTATAAACCACTCAAAGGAAGTTTATATGGAAGTTTTGGCTTTAAATTAGATGCGAAAGGAATCTTAACAGACAAAAGCATAGTTTACTGTTTCCATTGCGAACAGAGCTTTTCCTACCACCGCAGCAAAACAAGCTTGCAATACCATTTGCGAAAAAAACATTCTCTCATCACTAAAGCTACACCTAGTGAAGATGTAGAGTCCGACTCGGAAATCACAG TGATCTCTGACAACTCTAACATGGATTTCCGAGGGTACCCGTTGTCCAGCAGTCTGGGACCAAatttgaggaggaggggggatcgGGGACCACCAGGACTGGTTCTGGATAGACGCAAGTCTACAGTTTGGAATTATTATATCCAGCTTAATGAGATGTATGTTGAGTGTAATATATGCAAGAGACAGTTGTCTTTTCACAACAGCACTACGACTATGAGGGAGCACCTTGTCCGCAAACATAATATACGTGACAATGGTCCACCTGTACTCCATAACACAGTGGTGGCCTTGGCCCCGATTCCAGCTACATCACTTCAGCCAATGGCCCAGCCCAGATTCCCCTGCAACATCTCCACTACATCTACTACTGCCAACACATTCATGTTCCAGCCAGATTTGCACGTAGTTGTAAAAGAGGAGCAGCAGGATGCTGACTTATCTCCTGAACAAGGGACGGCCAAACGTTCACGAATCACATGTGCTCCCCCAGATGTAGGAGGCGGTGCCAATGCCAACCCTGTCTGCAGCCGAGATTTGGAATCGTCAAGTTCAAATACTGGATTACTATACAGTGAGAACAACCACTTTGGTGATAGCAGTCGCAGTGGCACTTGTATCAAGGAATCCAATGATAAGCGAACTGGCTTCCTGACTGACCTAATATTAGAAGTGGTGTACAGGGACTTGCAGCCACTGtctgtggtggaggagaggggatttCGTCTTCTATTGAGCTGCTTAGAACCACAGTACCCAGTGCCATCTCCCTCTCAGCTCGGCAGCCTTATTTGGCATCGCTATGATGTTCTTAAACTGCAACTGCAGCAGTGTCTTCAGTCTGGCCTGGCACCACGTGGCATAACACTTTGCACTGAATACTGGAGGTCAGTAGCAGGTTGTGAGGTGGGAGCAAGCGGCCGGGTGTTCTTAACTGTAAGTGCACATTTTATTGACAAAGACTGGCGCTTGGCCCGTTGTGAGCTGCAGACCCGTCCCATGACCGTTATCAGAGAGAGGGCTTGTGGAAGTGGGTTACCTCAATTTGGTGACACCCTAAAGGCAGTTCTCTCTGACTTCCATCTCCCTCAGAGCTCTGTTTTCTGTGTTGTGCACGATACTCCCAAGACCTCAGAGGCTAGAGGGACTGCAAATATGGGATTTCAGAAAGAAAATCAAATTGCTGGACCAGGCCAATCGCCTCAGGATCTCCCAGAGAGCTGGGTAGCATTACACTGTGCAGGGGAAGCCCTCAAACTCTGCATCCAGGAAGGACTATGGATGGAACCTGTCAGACATGCTCTTTCTGAGGCCCGCAGGATTATTTCACATTTCCAGCATGACACACCTGCTGCTGCCGCTCTGATCCACAAAGCAGAAGCTGCTAATAAAGCCGGTGCTTGTCTGGCGCTGGATGACCCAGGGCACTGGGCAACTACTATTGACATGTGTGAAAGTCTGCTAGGGCTGAAATGGGTGGTGAGCTCTGTTCTAGAGGAGCAGAAAGCTGCTCCAAATTTAGTGGACCACCAGTGGCGTCTCCTCCAGGAGCTGGTGCCAGTTCTTAAGACCATGCGCATCGCTGCCTCCTTTTTGAGTGAGGACATAAATGTGTCCATCTCCGCCCTTATGCCGTGCCTGCATGGCGTATTCCGTGTCCTAAGGCAACACATTGCAGAGAGCAGCTGCCCTGTGGCTCGAGGAGTCATGGAGACCGTGCAGTCAGGAATGGAGCGACAGTGGAGACTGGGTGAAGAGGAGGCCTTACTGGACAGCCCTGCCGTCCTCTCCTCATTCCTGGACCCGAGGTTTAAGGAGCTGCGCTTCCTCAGCCCACATGCACGTAGTAAGCTGCACGACAAGGTTAAAGAACTGTTATCTGCTCAAGCGCAAATGGAGGCAGAGGAAATAAGCAGAGAGCGTGATAAAGGAGGTGATAACGGCGaagagggaagggaaaggggagtgACTAAGATGAGATTGTTGACGGAGAGTTCATCAATCGTTCATCTGCAGCCCACTTCCTATAATCAAGTGAGCCCAGTGGCCAAAACCATGTACGACATACTGCTAGGAGAGGATCCCACTGAGCGAATGCCTGAGATCCACCAACAGCTGGAGAACTACATTGCAGAGCCTTTGTGCAAACGTAGCCtgtcacctctccactggtggcACTCTAAGGAGCATCGCTTCCCTGCCGTGGCCAGACTTGCCCGTACATTTCTGGCTATTCCTACTACGGCTGTGGCTGCAGACAGAGCTTTTGCTCCTAGAGAGACTACTGTTGCTCAACGCAGGGCCATTCTGGGGCCCCAGCATTTGGATCATATTCTTTTCCTTCACCAGAACAGTGACTATGTGGAGAAACTGATGGGAGGGTCTACGGTGCATGGAGAAAGGGGCAGTGACAAGAATGGAGCCAAGAAGAAAAGAGAGACTCTGTATCAGTCTTTAGTGTCCTATGAGAGCAAGActtgggtgggaggggaggagttgTGA
- the si:dkeyp-117b8.4 gene encoding E3 SUMO-protein ligase ZBED1 isoform X2 translates to MRLVALAPIPATSLQPMAQPRFPCNISTTSTTANTFMFQPDLHVVVKEEQQDADLSPEQGTAKRSRITCAPPDVGGGANANPVCSRDLESSSSNTGLLYSENNHFGDSSRSGTCIKESNDKRTGFLTDLILEVVYRDLQPLSVVEERGFRLLLSCLEPQYPVPSPSQLGSLIWHRYDVLKLQLQQCLQSGLAPRGITLCTEYWRSVAGCEVGASGRVFLTVSAHFIDKDWRLARCELQTRPMTVIRERACGSGLPQFGDTLKAVLSDFHLPQSSVFCVVHDTPKTSEARGTANMGFQKENQIAGPGQSPQDLPESWVALHCAGEALKLCIQEGLWMEPVRHALSEARRIISHFQHDTPAAAALIHKAEAANKAGACLALDDPGHWATTIDMCESLLGLKWVVSSVLEEQKAAPNLVDHQWRLLQELVPVLKTMRIAASFLSEDINVSISALMPCLHGVFRVLRQHIAESSCPVARGVMETVQSGMERQWRLGEEEALLDSPAVLSSFLDPRFKELRFLSPHARSKLHDKVKELLSAQAQMEAEEISRERDKGGDNGEEGRERGVTKMRLLTESSSIVHLQPTSYNQVSPVAKTMYDILLGEDPTERMPEIHQQLENYIAEPLCKRSLSPLHWWHSKEHRFPAVARLARTFLAIPTTAVAADRAFAPRETTVAQRRAILGPQHLDHILFLHQNSDYVEKLMGGSTVHGERGSDKNGAKKKRETLYQSLVSYESKTWVGGEEL, encoded by the exons ATGAGAT TGGTGGCCTTGGCCCCGATTCCAGCTACATCACTTCAGCCAATGGCCCAGCCCAGATTCCCCTGCAACATCTCCACTACATCTACTACTGCCAACACATTCATGTTCCAGCCAGATTTGCACGTAGTTGTAAAAGAGGAGCAGCAGGATGCTGACTTATCTCCTGAACAAGGGACGGCCAAACGTTCACGAATCACATGTGCTCCCCCAGATGTAGGAGGCGGTGCCAATGCCAACCCTGTCTGCAGCCGAGATTTGGAATCGTCAAGTTCAAATACTGGATTACTATACAGTGAGAACAACCACTTTGGTGATAGCAGTCGCAGTGGCACTTGTATCAAGGAATCCAATGATAAGCGAACTGGCTTCCTGACTGACCTAATATTAGAAGTGGTGTACAGGGACTTGCAGCCACTGtctgtggtggaggagaggggatttCGTCTTCTATTGAGCTGCTTAGAACCACAGTACCCAGTGCCATCTCCCTCTCAGCTCGGCAGCCTTATTTGGCATCGCTATGATGTTCTTAAACTGCAACTGCAGCAGTGTCTTCAGTCTGGCCTGGCACCACGTGGCATAACACTTTGCACTGAATACTGGAGGTCAGTAGCAGGTTGTGAGGTGGGAGCAAGCGGCCGGGTGTTCTTAACTGTAAGTGCACATTTTATTGACAAAGACTGGCGCTTGGCCCGTTGTGAGCTGCAGACCCGTCCCATGACCGTTATCAGAGAGAGGGCTTGTGGAAGTGGGTTACCTCAATTTGGTGACACCCTAAAGGCAGTTCTCTCTGACTTCCATCTCCCTCAGAGCTCTGTTTTCTGTGTTGTGCACGATACTCCCAAGACCTCAGAGGCTAGAGGGACTGCAAATATGGGATTTCAGAAAGAAAATCAAATTGCTGGACCAGGCCAATCGCCTCAGGATCTCCCAGAGAGCTGGGTAGCATTACACTGTGCAGGGGAAGCCCTCAAACTCTGCATCCAGGAAGGACTATGGATGGAACCTGTCAGACATGCTCTTTCTGAGGCCCGCAGGATTATTTCACATTTCCAGCATGACACACCTGCTGCTGCCGCTCTGATCCACAAAGCAGAAGCTGCTAATAAAGCCGGTGCTTGTCTGGCGCTGGATGACCCAGGGCACTGGGCAACTACTATTGACATGTGTGAAAGTCTGCTAGGGCTGAAATGGGTGGTGAGCTCTGTTCTAGAGGAGCAGAAAGCTGCTCCAAATTTAGTGGACCACCAGTGGCGTCTCCTCCAGGAGCTGGTGCCAGTTCTTAAGACCATGCGCATCGCTGCCTCCTTTTTGAGTGAGGACATAAATGTGTCCATCTCCGCCCTTATGCCGTGCCTGCATGGCGTATTCCGTGTCCTAAGGCAACACATTGCAGAGAGCAGCTGCCCTGTGGCTCGAGGAGTCATGGAGACCGTGCAGTCAGGAATGGAGCGACAGTGGAGACTGGGTGAAGAGGAGGCCTTACTGGACAGCCCTGCCGTCCTCTCCTCATTCCTGGACCCGAGGTTTAAGGAGCTGCGCTTCCTCAGCCCACATGCACGTAGTAAGCTGCACGACAAGGTTAAAGAACTGTTATCTGCTCAAGCGCAAATGGAGGCAGAGGAAATAAGCAGAGAGCGTGATAAAGGAGGTGATAACGGCGaagagggaagggaaaggggagtgACTAAGATGAGATTGTTGACGGAGAGTTCATCAATCGTTCATCTGCAGCCCACTTCCTATAATCAAGTGAGCCCAGTGGCCAAAACCATGTACGACATACTGCTAGGAGAGGATCCCACTGAGCGAATGCCTGAGATCCACCAACAGCTGGAGAACTACATTGCAGAGCCTTTGTGCAAACGTAGCCtgtcacctctccactggtggcACTCTAAGGAGCATCGCTTCCCTGCCGTGGCCAGACTTGCCCGTACATTTCTGGCTATTCCTACTACGGCTGTGGCTGCAGACAGAGCTTTTGCTCCTAGAGAGACTACTGTTGCTCAACGCAGGGCCATTCTGGGGCCCCAGCATTTGGATCATATTCTTTTCCTTCACCAGAACAGTGACTATGTGGAGAAACTGATGGGAGGGTCTACGGTGCATGGAGAAAGGGGCAGTGACAAGAATGGAGCCAAGAAGAAAAGAGAGACTCTGTATCAGTCTTTAGTGTCCTATGAGAGCAAGActtgggtgggaggggaggagttgTGA
- the ehd2a gene encoding EH domain-containing protein 2 — MSSGGLKDRNSETLEDVNAVTKELKYLYYKRLLPIEKQYGFQHFHSPSFEEADFDNKPMVLVMGQYSTGKTTFIRYLLEQDFPGSRVGPEPTTDSFTAIMHGEVEQLIPGNALSVDHKKPFRHLNSFGNTFLNRFQCVLLPNQVLESISIIDTPGILSSAKRRTSRGYDFPAVLRWFAERVDHIILLFDAHKLEFSDELTRAFGALCGYEDKLRVVLNKADRVDSQQLMRVYGALMWSLGKVFQTPEILRVYIVSLWSQPRLLSDHCQLLELEEQDLLADIRNLPRNAAVRKLNDLVKRARLVRAHAHIINHLKQEMPTVFCKESKKQNLIYKLPLIFSKIQQQQRVPAGDFPDCAKMQERLMGQDFTKFKTLKPSLMASLDKLLSNDIAKLMPLLHQQDLKKASLPGIPDGTFLEPSWSLFEQITKSGVSREMQNDEWVVTKDKHKYDEIFYNLCPNEGKLSGTKAKEWMVSTHLPNSVLGHIWRLSDVDCDGMLDDEEFALAIHLIEAKLEGNRLPGELPAHLVPPSKRLHKGLAV, encoded by the exons ATGTCTAGTGGGGGGCTGAAGGACAGAAATTCTGAAACGCTGGAGGATGTCAACGCAGTCACAAAAGAGCTCAAGTATCTTTACTATAAGAGGCTGCTTCCCATAGAGAAGCAATATGGCTTCCAACACTTTCACTCTCCCAGCTTTGAGGAAGCCGATTTTGACAACAAACCGATGGTGCTGGTGATGGGTCAATACTCGACAGGGAAGACTACTTTTATCAG ATATCTCCTTGAGCAAGACTTTCCAGGTAGCCGTGTTGGTCCAGAGCCCACGACAGACAGCTTCACTGCCATCATGCATGGGGAGGTAGAACAACTGATCCCAGGCAATGCTCTGTCAGTAGACCACAAAAAGCCCTTTCGCCACCTCAACTCTTTTGGAAATACCTTCCTGAACAG ATTCCAGTGTGTCCTGCTGCCAAAtcaagtcctggagagtatcagCATTATTGACACACCAGGCATCTTATCTTCGGCTAAGAGGAGAACGAGTCGAG GATATGATTTCCCAGCAGTGCTGCGCTGGTTTGCAGAACGTGTGGACCACATCATCCTTCTGTTTGATGCACATAAACTGGAGTTCTCTGATGAGCTCACACGTGCCTTTGGGGCTCTGTGTGGCTATGAAGACAAGCTGCGTGTGGTACTGAATAAAGCAGACAGGGTCGACTCTCAACAGTTGATGCGAGTGTATGGTGCTCTCATGTGGTCACTGGGGAAGGTGTTTCAAACACCTGAAATACTCCGGGTTTACATCGTCTCCCTCTGGTCACAGCCACGTCTGTTGTCTGACCACTGTCAACTGCTGGAGCTTGAGGAACAGGATCTTTTGGCGGATATCCGGAACCTGCCTCGAAATGCTGCCGTACGGAAACTTAATGACCTAGTTAAGAGGGCACGCCTAGTTAGG GCCCATGCACATATCATTAACCATCTCAAGCAGGAGATGCCCACAGTTTTCTGCAAGGAGAGCAAGAAGCAGAACCTGATCTATAAgcttcctctcatcttctccaAGATTCAACAGCAACAGCGAGTACCAGCTGGTGACTTCCCTGACTGTGCCAAGATGCAG GAACGGCTAATGGGTCAAGATTTCACAAAGTTCAAGACACTCAAGCCCAGCCTAATGGCTTCCTTGGACAAGTTACTGTCCAATGACATTGCAAAGCTGATGCCTTTACTACATCAACAGGATCTGAAGAAGGCTTCCCTGCCAGGGATTCCGGATGGAACATTCTTAGAACCTTCTTGGTCTCTCTTTGAGCAAATTACAAAGAGTGGAGTAAGCAGGGAAATGCAGAATGATGAGTGGGTGGTGACAAAAGATAAACACAAATATGATGAGATATTCTACAATCTCTGTCCAAATGAGGGCAAACTGAGCGGTACTAAGGCCAAGGAGTGGATGGTCAGCACCCACCTGCCAAACTCAGTACTTGGCCATATCTGGAGGCTTTCTGATGTGGACTGTGATGGCATGCTGGATGATGAGGAGTTTGCCCTAGCCATCCACCTCATTGAGGCCAAGCTGGAGGGCAATAGGCTCCCAGGAGAGCTGCCTGCCCACCTGGTGCCACCTTCGAAACGTTTGCATAAAGGATTAGCTGTTTAG
- the selenow1 gene encoding selenoprotein W, 1 yields the protein MKMFRGSLRLIYFITTSNIKEIALHRQPFCNYYLSRRRAAATCDMGVKVHIIYCGGUGYRPKFTRLKTQLEDEFPGDLEITGESTPSTSGWFEVEVNGKLVHSKKEGSGFVDNEQKMATLVDAIDKVLGK from the exons ATGAAAATGTTTCGTGGGTCGCTCCGCCTTATTTATTTCATAACAACGTCAAATATCAAGGAAATAGCCTTACACCGACAACCCTTTTGCAACTACTATCTCTCTCGGAGAAGGGCTGCTGCGACTTGCGATATGGGAGTCAAAGTTCATATCATCTATTG CGGTGGATGAGGGTACAGGCCCAAG TTCACCAGACTCAAGACACAGCTTGAGGATGAATTCCCAGGTGATCTTGAGATT ACTGGTGAAAGCACACCTTCAACCTCTGGGTGGTTTGAGGTGGAGGTGAATGGCAAGTTGGTCCACTCAAAGAAG GAGGGGTCAGGCTTTGTGGACAACGAGCAGAAAATGGCAACATTGGTTGATGCCATTGATAAGGTGTTGGGGAAATAA